One Rosa chinensis cultivar Old Blush chromosome 5, RchiOBHm-V2, whole genome shotgun sequence genomic region harbors:
- the LOC112165063 gene encoding helicase-like transcription factor CHR28 isoform X2 — protein MLMAVEESSNCGFAAEDFDGEDMSIDLDTFYRLLEEEPPSCPEDSSLGSGSQAEAVSGADYREDTLLQSGSQVLKAESSADLGGFGSWHPPYSSEASDSGAGRPGGSFDYAGNPAMFSDYKDSKPTAYTGSPGPWHPPYISEASDSVAGGPGGSFECGGNPAMSIDRKPPAQTSSHGHMFPTSLKDWFSLVPCTETYFTERVDVSQPTSSTTSSFEEGHTNHVLDHGDLNVLQGKADVAGKVDSEYSSQNLDIDNMDMNSRPYGALGENTPETLGPSENNSCTSMEIPFLDIDICSPHVTSTESTLCQNSDLFSDHYTAADGMSLDNRYLAESSIQHSPYSYYSTLFPSNKEMVTNVKDESLEFHTDSSCSSSKMNINCQEGITGTYGFDSPMIDASDIKEWNFDYGRYNCISAVSGNSSLDADSCPVDNKASVKPLGSTETYMSSKREFTGVKDENIDELVAPSTDTFHSFSFMDDSRKPSYNADGISFDKEPKLSGYDVSTQPFGNSGHAKAEMIVDTKRTYYSEGNINGSSLPHVGGGYVNLNGLEHQLPAAQPFSSNRNQGYSTDRLEEDDYDVCIIEDKSDPAPTRRLPVVSNTHYPEPLNRSLAVGSNIVNSQQSSDHDTGVGGIRFRTREEQLILRVALQDLSQPKSEALPPDGVLTVPLLRHQRIALSWMVQKETASLPCCGGILADDQGLGKTISTIALILKERPPASGACLDEKKCKLETLDLDQDDDMLPEVSRRKQDADAHSSVSNETSEKSMKSLIQTKGRPACGTLVVCPTSVLRQWAEELRNKITEKAKLSVLVYHGGNRTRDPCELAKYDVVLTTYSIVSMEVPKQPLADGEDEEKGKREEYDSPHMGFSSKKRKYPNKCSKGKKGLETAALESLARPLAKVGWFRVVLDEAQSIKNHRTQVARACWGLRAKRRWCLSGTPIQNAIDDLYSYFRFLRYDPYAVYKSFCAKIKFPISKNPTKGYRMLQAVLKTIMLRRTKGTLLDGEPIINLPPKFIELKRVEFSAEERDFYSRLESDSRAQFEEYAAAGTVKQNYVNILLMLLRLRQACDHPLLVRRYESQSLWKSSVEKAKKLTHDKQVSLLNCLEASLAICGICNDAPEDAVVSECGHVFCSQCICDYLTGDDNQCPNTSCKVRLNVSSVFSKATLNSSLSDQPSQGGMGSEVFDAVESFYEDSSYNSSKIKAALEVLCLMCKPKTCTTENSCLPESIDKNASCSTTSFDIDGAESLEDSSDGQNLGVDKSPKKIEKVVREKAIVFSQWTRMLDLLEACLKTSGLEYRRLDGTMSVVARDKAVKDFNTLPEVSVMIMSLKAASLGLNMVAACHVLLLDLWWNPTTEDQAIDRAHRIGQTRPVTVLRLTVRDTVEDRILALQKKKREMVASAFGEDETGGRQTRLTVDDLKYLFMK, from the exons ATGTTGATGGCGGTGGAGGAGAGTTCTAATTGTGGATTCGCCGCCGAGGATTTCGATGGCGAGGACATGTCGATCGATCTCGATACATTCTATCGTCTTCTCGAGGAAGAACCCCCG AGTTGTCCGGAGGATTCATCATTGGGAAGCGGATCACAAGCTGAAGCAGTTTCCGGTGCTGATTACCGTGAGGATACACTGCTCCAAAGTG GATCGCAAGTTTTAAAAGCAGAATCATCAGCTGATTTAGGGGGTTTCGGATCATGGCATCCCCCATACAGCTCTGAAGCTTCGGATTCTGGGGCAGGGCGTCCAGGTGGTTCCTTTGATTATGCAGGGAACCCTGCAATGTTCTCTGACTACAAAGATAGCAAACCAACAGCATACACTGGCTCTCCTGGTCCATGGCATCCTCCATATATCTCAGAAGCATCAGATTCTGTGGCAGGGGGTCCAGGTGGTTCCTTTGAGTGTGGAGGGAACCCTGCAATGTCTATTGACAGGAAACCACCAGCACAGACCAGCTCTCATGGGCACATGTTCCCTACAAGTCTTAAAGACTGGTTTTCGTTGGTTCCGTGCACGGAGACTTACTTCACTGAGAGGGTTGATGTTTCACAGCCCACTAGTAGCACCACTTCTAGTTTTGAAGAAGGACATACTAATCATGTTTTAGACCACGGAGATCTTAATGTCCTGCAGGGGAAAGCAGATGTGGCAGGGAAAGTTGATTCTGAAT ATTCTTCACAAAACCTTGATATCGATAACATGGACATGAATTCCAGACCGTATGGTGCTTTGGGGGAAAACACCCCAGAAACCTTGGGACCATCGGAAAATAATTCTTGTACATCTATGGAAATACCCTTTctagatatagatatatgttcACCACATGTTACTTCTACCGAATCTACTCTCTGTCAAAATTCTGATCTTTTCAGTGACCATTATACAGCTGCGGATGGTATGAGCTTAGACAATAGATATTTGGCAGAGTCCTCAATCCAGCATAGTCCTTATAGCTACTACTCTACATTATTTCCAAGTAACAAAGAAATGGTGACTAATGTGAAGGATGAATCACTGGAGTTTCACACTGATAGTTCATGCTCAAGCAGTAAGATGAATATCAATTGTCAGGAGGGAATAACCGGTACATATGGCTTTGATTCGCCAATGATTGATGCTTCAGATATCAAGGAGTGGAATTTTGATTATGGAAGATATAATTGTATTTCGGCTGTTAGTGGGAATTCTTCATTGGATGCTGACTCTTGTCCTGTTGACAACAAGGCTTCAGTCAAGCCTTTGGGTTCTACTGAGACATACATGTCAAGCAAACGGGAATTCACTGGTGTGAAGGATGAAAATATTGATGAGTTGGTTGCTCCTAGTACTGATACGTTTCATTCTTTTTCATTCATGGATGACAGTAGAAAGCCATCTTACAATGCTGATGGTATCTCTTTTGACAAGGAACCAAAGCTCTCAGGTTATGATGTATCTACTCAGCCTTTTGGAAATTCAGGGCATGCTAAAGCAGAGATGATTGTTGATACGAAGAGAACTTATTATTCTGAAGGTAATATAAATGGAAGTTCTTTACCCCATGTTGGTGGTGGATATGTGAATCTAAATGGTTTGGAACATCAGTTGCCAGCTGCTCAGCCATTCTCTTCAAACAGGAATCAGGGTTATAGTACGGACAGACTTGAGG AAGATGACTATGATGTATGCATTATTGAAGATAAGAGTGATCCTGCACCCACACGTCGCCTTCCAGTGGTTAGCAATACTCATTACCCGGAGCCCTTGAATCGCTCTCTAGCAGTTGGAAGTAACATCGTTAATTCACAACAATCTAGTGATCACGACACAGGAGTGGGAGGCATACGATTCAGGACAAGGGAGGAGCAATTGATCTTGAGAGTAGCATTGCAG GACCTTTCACAGCCCAAGTCAGAAGCTCTTCCACCAGATGGAGTTTTAACAGTACCTCTCTTACGACATCAG AGAATTGCATTGTCATGGATGGTTCAGAAGGAGACAGCTAGCTTGCCTTGTTGCGGAGGAATACTTGCAGATGATCAG GGATTGGGAAAAACGATATCGACAATTGCACTCATACTTAAGGAAAGGCCTCCTGCTTCTGGAGCCTGTCTAGATGAAAAAAAGTGCAAGCTGGAAACTCTGGATTTGGACCAGGATGATGACATGCTTCCTGAGGTTAGCAGAAGGAAGCAAGATGCTGATGCTCATTCAAGTGTCTCAAATGAAACTTCTGAGAAGAGCATGAAATCTTTGATACAAACAAAGGGAAGGCCAGCTTGTGGAACACTCGTTGTTTGTCCCACCAGTGTCTTGCGGCAATGGGCAGAGGAGTTGCGTaataaaataacagaaaaagCTAAACTCTCAGTGCTAGTCTACCATGGAGGCAATCGAACGAGGGATCCGTGTGAGCTAGCTAAGTATGATGTTGTCCTCACAACATATTCAATTGTCAGCATGGAGGTCCCAAAGCAGCCTCTTGCTGATGGAGAAGATGAGGAGAAAGGAAAGCGAGAGGAGTATGATTCTCCACATATGGGGTTTTCATCTAAGAAAAGGAAATATCCTAATAAATGCTCAAAGGGTAAGAAGGGATTGGAGACTGCAGCGCTTGAGTCTCTTGCTCGCCCTCTTGCTAAGGTTGGATGGTTTAGGGTTGTCTTGGATGAAGCCCAGAGTATTAAGAATCACAGAACTCAAGTAGCTAGGGCCTGTTGGGGGCTTCGAGCGAAACGTAGGTGGTGCTTATCGGGGACACCTATCCAGAATGCGATTGATGATCTTTATAGCTACTTCAGATTTCTGAGATATGACCCTTATGCGGTGTACAAGTCGTTTTGtgcaaaaataaaatttccaaTTAGTAAGAATCCAACAAAAGGGTACAGAATGCTACAAGCTGTTCTGAAGACAATTATGTTACGCCGCACAAAAG GCACTCTTCTTGATGGAGAACCTATTATTAATTTACCACCAAAATTTATAGAACTGAAAAGGGTGGAATTCTCCGCGGAAGAACGAGATTTTTACTCAAGGCTAGAGAGTGATTCACGCGCTCAATTTGAA GAATATGCAGCTGCCGGAACTGTGAAACAAAATTATGTTAATATTTTATTGATGCTCTTGCGACTTCGACAAGCTTGTGATCACCCTCTTCTTGTCAGACGTTATGAATCACAGTCTTTATGGAAATCTTCGGTTGAGAAGGCAAAGAAGCTTACTCATGACAAACAAGTATCCCTTCTGAATTGTTTGGAAGCTTCTTTGGCAATATGCGGTATCTGCAAT gaTGCACCCGAAGATGCCGTTGTTTCTGAATGTGGTCATGTCTTCTGTAGCCAATGCATTTGTGACTATCTCACTGGTGATGACAACCAGTGCCCCAACACAAGTTGCAAAGTTCGATTGAATGTGTCTTCCGTCTTTTCAAAAGCCACTTTAAACAGTTCACTTTCTGACCAACCTAGTCAAGGGGGCATGGGTTCTGAAGTTTTTGATGCTGTAGAGTCTTTCTATGAGGATAGCTCGTACAATTCATCCAAGATTAAGGCTGCACTTGAGGTTCTCTGCTTGATGTGTAAACCAAAGACTTGCACTACAGAAAATAGTTGCTTACCGGAAAGCATTGATAAAAATGCCAGCTGTTCTACAACGTCTTTTGACATTGATGGGGCTGAGTCCCTTGAGGACAGTTCTGATGGACAGAACTTGGGTGTGGACAAAAGTCCTAAGAAAATTGAGAAGGTAGTTCGAGAAAAAGCAATAGTCTTTTCACAGTGGACTAGGATGCTGGACTTGCTTGAAGCGTGTCTTAAAACTTCCGGCCTTGAGTACAGAAGACTTGATGGAACAATGTCAGTTGTTGCCAGAGATAAAGCTGTAAAGGATTTTAACACTCTTCCTGAG GTGTCAGTTATGATTATGTCTTTGAAAGCTGCTAGTCTTGGTCTGAACATGGTTGCAGCCTGCCATGTACTTCTTTTGGACCTGTGGTGGAATCCTACGACTGAAGATCAAGCAATTGATAGAGCACATCGTATTGGGCAGACTCGTCCTGTTACGGTTTTACGGTTGACTGTGAGAGATACGGTCGAAGATCGTATTTTAGCACTTCAG aaaaagaagagagagatggtGGCATCTGCATTTGGAGAGGATGAGACTGGTGGTCGTCAGACTCGCTTAACAGTTGATGATCTCAAGTACCTGTTTATGAAGTGA
- the LOC112165063 gene encoding helicase-like transcription factor CHR28 isoform X1 has product MLMAVEESSNCGFAAEDFDGEDMSIDLDTFYRLLEEEPPSCPEDSSLGSGSQAEAVSGADYREDTLLQSGSQVLKAESSADLGGFGSWHPPYSSEASDSGAGRPGGSFDYAGNPAMFSDYKDSKPTAYTGSPGPWHPPYISEASDSVAGGPGGSFECGGNPAMSIDRKPPAQTSSHGHMFPTSLKDWFSLVPCTETYFTERVDVSQPTSSTTSSFEEGHTNHVLDHGDLNVLQGKADVAGKVDSEYSSQNLDIDNMDMNSRPYGALGENTPETLGPSENNSCTSMEIPFLDIDICSPHVTSTESTLCQNSDLFSDHYTAADGMSLDNRYLAESSIQHSPYSYYSTLFPSNKEMVTNVKDESLEFHTDSSCSSSKMNINCQEGITGTYGFDSPMIDASDIKEWNFDYGRYNCISAVSGNSSLDADSCPVDNKASVKPLGSTETYMSSKREFTGVKDENIDELVAPSTDTFHSFSFMDDSRKPSYNADGISFDKEPKLSGYDVSTQPFGNSGHAKAEMIVDTKRTYYSEGNINGSSLPHVGGGYVNLNGLEHQLPAAQPFSSNRNQGYSTDRLEGKHCLPKSMGFPSSKVSPESIHSNFSEKSPAEDDYDVCIIEDKSDPAPTRRLPVVSNTHYPEPLNRSLAVGSNIVNSQQSSDHDTGVGGIRFRTREEQLILRVALQDLSQPKSEALPPDGVLTVPLLRHQRIALSWMVQKETASLPCCGGILADDQGLGKTISTIALILKERPPASGACLDEKKCKLETLDLDQDDDMLPEVSRRKQDADAHSSVSNETSEKSMKSLIQTKGRPACGTLVVCPTSVLRQWAEELRNKITEKAKLSVLVYHGGNRTRDPCELAKYDVVLTTYSIVSMEVPKQPLADGEDEEKGKREEYDSPHMGFSSKKRKYPNKCSKGKKGLETAALESLARPLAKVGWFRVVLDEAQSIKNHRTQVARACWGLRAKRRWCLSGTPIQNAIDDLYSYFRFLRYDPYAVYKSFCAKIKFPISKNPTKGYRMLQAVLKTIMLRRTKGTLLDGEPIINLPPKFIELKRVEFSAEERDFYSRLESDSRAQFEEYAAAGTVKQNYVNILLMLLRLRQACDHPLLVRRYESQSLWKSSVEKAKKLTHDKQVSLLNCLEASLAICGICNDAPEDAVVSECGHVFCSQCICDYLTGDDNQCPNTSCKVRLNVSSVFSKATLNSSLSDQPSQGGMGSEVFDAVESFYEDSSYNSSKIKAALEVLCLMCKPKTCTTENSCLPESIDKNASCSTTSFDIDGAESLEDSSDGQNLGVDKSPKKIEKVVREKAIVFSQWTRMLDLLEACLKTSGLEYRRLDGTMSVVARDKAVKDFNTLPEVSVMIMSLKAASLGLNMVAACHVLLLDLWWNPTTEDQAIDRAHRIGQTRPVTVLRLTVRDTVEDRILALQKKKREMVASAFGEDETGGRQTRLTVDDLKYLFMK; this is encoded by the exons ATGTTGATGGCGGTGGAGGAGAGTTCTAATTGTGGATTCGCCGCCGAGGATTTCGATGGCGAGGACATGTCGATCGATCTCGATACATTCTATCGTCTTCTCGAGGAAGAACCCCCG AGTTGTCCGGAGGATTCATCATTGGGAAGCGGATCACAAGCTGAAGCAGTTTCCGGTGCTGATTACCGTGAGGATACACTGCTCCAAAGTG GATCGCAAGTTTTAAAAGCAGAATCATCAGCTGATTTAGGGGGTTTCGGATCATGGCATCCCCCATACAGCTCTGAAGCTTCGGATTCTGGGGCAGGGCGTCCAGGTGGTTCCTTTGATTATGCAGGGAACCCTGCAATGTTCTCTGACTACAAAGATAGCAAACCAACAGCATACACTGGCTCTCCTGGTCCATGGCATCCTCCATATATCTCAGAAGCATCAGATTCTGTGGCAGGGGGTCCAGGTGGTTCCTTTGAGTGTGGAGGGAACCCTGCAATGTCTATTGACAGGAAACCACCAGCACAGACCAGCTCTCATGGGCACATGTTCCCTACAAGTCTTAAAGACTGGTTTTCGTTGGTTCCGTGCACGGAGACTTACTTCACTGAGAGGGTTGATGTTTCACAGCCCACTAGTAGCACCACTTCTAGTTTTGAAGAAGGACATACTAATCATGTTTTAGACCACGGAGATCTTAATGTCCTGCAGGGGAAAGCAGATGTGGCAGGGAAAGTTGATTCTGAAT ATTCTTCACAAAACCTTGATATCGATAACATGGACATGAATTCCAGACCGTATGGTGCTTTGGGGGAAAACACCCCAGAAACCTTGGGACCATCGGAAAATAATTCTTGTACATCTATGGAAATACCCTTTctagatatagatatatgttcACCACATGTTACTTCTACCGAATCTACTCTCTGTCAAAATTCTGATCTTTTCAGTGACCATTATACAGCTGCGGATGGTATGAGCTTAGACAATAGATATTTGGCAGAGTCCTCAATCCAGCATAGTCCTTATAGCTACTACTCTACATTATTTCCAAGTAACAAAGAAATGGTGACTAATGTGAAGGATGAATCACTGGAGTTTCACACTGATAGTTCATGCTCAAGCAGTAAGATGAATATCAATTGTCAGGAGGGAATAACCGGTACATATGGCTTTGATTCGCCAATGATTGATGCTTCAGATATCAAGGAGTGGAATTTTGATTATGGAAGATATAATTGTATTTCGGCTGTTAGTGGGAATTCTTCATTGGATGCTGACTCTTGTCCTGTTGACAACAAGGCTTCAGTCAAGCCTTTGGGTTCTACTGAGACATACATGTCAAGCAAACGGGAATTCACTGGTGTGAAGGATGAAAATATTGATGAGTTGGTTGCTCCTAGTACTGATACGTTTCATTCTTTTTCATTCATGGATGACAGTAGAAAGCCATCTTACAATGCTGATGGTATCTCTTTTGACAAGGAACCAAAGCTCTCAGGTTATGATGTATCTACTCAGCCTTTTGGAAATTCAGGGCATGCTAAAGCAGAGATGATTGTTGATACGAAGAGAACTTATTATTCTGAAGGTAATATAAATGGAAGTTCTTTACCCCATGTTGGTGGTGGATATGTGAATCTAAATGGTTTGGAACATCAGTTGCCAGCTGCTCAGCCATTCTCTTCAAACAGGAATCAGGGTTATAGTACGGACAGACTTGAGGGTAAACACTGTCTGCCTAAGAGCATGGGTTTTCCTTCTTCAAAAGTCAGCCCCGAGTCTATTCATAGTAACTTCTCTGAAAAATCCCCTGCAGAAGATGACTATGATGTATGCATTATTGAAGATAAGAGTGATCCTGCACCCACACGTCGCCTTCCAGTGGTTAGCAATACTCATTACCCGGAGCCCTTGAATCGCTCTCTAGCAGTTGGAAGTAACATCGTTAATTCACAACAATCTAGTGATCACGACACAGGAGTGGGAGGCATACGATTCAGGACAAGGGAGGAGCAATTGATCTTGAGAGTAGCATTGCAG GACCTTTCACAGCCCAAGTCAGAAGCTCTTCCACCAGATGGAGTTTTAACAGTACCTCTCTTACGACATCAG AGAATTGCATTGTCATGGATGGTTCAGAAGGAGACAGCTAGCTTGCCTTGTTGCGGAGGAATACTTGCAGATGATCAG GGATTGGGAAAAACGATATCGACAATTGCACTCATACTTAAGGAAAGGCCTCCTGCTTCTGGAGCCTGTCTAGATGAAAAAAAGTGCAAGCTGGAAACTCTGGATTTGGACCAGGATGATGACATGCTTCCTGAGGTTAGCAGAAGGAAGCAAGATGCTGATGCTCATTCAAGTGTCTCAAATGAAACTTCTGAGAAGAGCATGAAATCTTTGATACAAACAAAGGGAAGGCCAGCTTGTGGAACACTCGTTGTTTGTCCCACCAGTGTCTTGCGGCAATGGGCAGAGGAGTTGCGTaataaaataacagaaaaagCTAAACTCTCAGTGCTAGTCTACCATGGAGGCAATCGAACGAGGGATCCGTGTGAGCTAGCTAAGTATGATGTTGTCCTCACAACATATTCAATTGTCAGCATGGAGGTCCCAAAGCAGCCTCTTGCTGATGGAGAAGATGAGGAGAAAGGAAAGCGAGAGGAGTATGATTCTCCACATATGGGGTTTTCATCTAAGAAAAGGAAATATCCTAATAAATGCTCAAAGGGTAAGAAGGGATTGGAGACTGCAGCGCTTGAGTCTCTTGCTCGCCCTCTTGCTAAGGTTGGATGGTTTAGGGTTGTCTTGGATGAAGCCCAGAGTATTAAGAATCACAGAACTCAAGTAGCTAGGGCCTGTTGGGGGCTTCGAGCGAAACGTAGGTGGTGCTTATCGGGGACACCTATCCAGAATGCGATTGATGATCTTTATAGCTACTTCAGATTTCTGAGATATGACCCTTATGCGGTGTACAAGTCGTTTTGtgcaaaaataaaatttccaaTTAGTAAGAATCCAACAAAAGGGTACAGAATGCTACAAGCTGTTCTGAAGACAATTATGTTACGCCGCACAAAAG GCACTCTTCTTGATGGAGAACCTATTATTAATTTACCACCAAAATTTATAGAACTGAAAAGGGTGGAATTCTCCGCGGAAGAACGAGATTTTTACTCAAGGCTAGAGAGTGATTCACGCGCTCAATTTGAA GAATATGCAGCTGCCGGAACTGTGAAACAAAATTATGTTAATATTTTATTGATGCTCTTGCGACTTCGACAAGCTTGTGATCACCCTCTTCTTGTCAGACGTTATGAATCACAGTCTTTATGGAAATCTTCGGTTGAGAAGGCAAAGAAGCTTACTCATGACAAACAAGTATCCCTTCTGAATTGTTTGGAAGCTTCTTTGGCAATATGCGGTATCTGCAAT gaTGCACCCGAAGATGCCGTTGTTTCTGAATGTGGTCATGTCTTCTGTAGCCAATGCATTTGTGACTATCTCACTGGTGATGACAACCAGTGCCCCAACACAAGTTGCAAAGTTCGATTGAATGTGTCTTCCGTCTTTTCAAAAGCCACTTTAAACAGTTCACTTTCTGACCAACCTAGTCAAGGGGGCATGGGTTCTGAAGTTTTTGATGCTGTAGAGTCTTTCTATGAGGATAGCTCGTACAATTCATCCAAGATTAAGGCTGCACTTGAGGTTCTCTGCTTGATGTGTAAACCAAAGACTTGCACTACAGAAAATAGTTGCTTACCGGAAAGCATTGATAAAAATGCCAGCTGTTCTACAACGTCTTTTGACATTGATGGGGCTGAGTCCCTTGAGGACAGTTCTGATGGACAGAACTTGGGTGTGGACAAAAGTCCTAAGAAAATTGAGAAGGTAGTTCGAGAAAAAGCAATAGTCTTTTCACAGTGGACTAGGATGCTGGACTTGCTTGAAGCGTGTCTTAAAACTTCCGGCCTTGAGTACAGAAGACTTGATGGAACAATGTCAGTTGTTGCCAGAGATAAAGCTGTAAAGGATTTTAACACTCTTCCTGAG GTGTCAGTTATGATTATGTCTTTGAAAGCTGCTAGTCTTGGTCTGAACATGGTTGCAGCCTGCCATGTACTTCTTTTGGACCTGTGGTGGAATCCTACGACTGAAGATCAAGCAATTGATAGAGCACATCGTATTGGGCAGACTCGTCCTGTTACGGTTTTACGGTTGACTGTGAGAGATACGGTCGAAGATCGTATTTTAGCACTTCAG aaaaagaagagagagatggtGGCATCTGCATTTGGAGAGGATGAGACTGGTGGTCGTCAGACTCGCTTAACAGTTGATGATCTCAAGTACCTGTTTATGAAGTGA
- the LOC112165064 gene encoding caffeoylshikimate esterase, with translation MKEEQKWPHYWGTTPEQDYYDQQGIKSSKSYFTSPRGLRLFTRQWLPIVSPPRGLIFMVHGYGNDISWTFQATAIFLAQNGFACFALDLESHGRSHGLRAFVPNVDLVVQDCRFFFSFVKQNPQYETLPSFLYGESMGGAICLLIHFADPEAFHGAILVAPMCKIADAVKPKWPIPQILTFVAKFLPTLAVVPTGDLMVKSVKVEDKKVIADMNPSRYRGRPRLGTVLELLRVTDHVSRRLCDVSLPFLVLHGSADVVTDPNVSRALYEEAKSEDKTIKIYDGMMHSLLFGETDENVEIVRGDILAWLDQRCRARN, from the coding sequence atGAAGGAGGAGCAAAAATGGCCTCACTACTGGGGCACCACACCGGAGCAAGACTACTACGATCAGCAGGGGATCAAATCCTCCAAATCCTACTTCACCTCTCCCAGAGGCCTCAGGCTCTTCACCCGCCAATGGCTTCCCATCGTCTCTCCTCCACGTGGCCTCATCTTCATGGTCCACGGCTACGGCAACGACATCAGCTGGACTTTTCAGGCCACCGCCATCTTCCTCGCCCAGAACGGCTTCGCCTGCTTCGCTCTCGACCTCGAATCCCACGGCCGCTCCCACGGCCTCCGAGCCTTCGTCCCGAACGTCGATCTCGTCGTCCAAGACTGCCGCTTCTTCTTCAGTTTCGTCAAGCAAAACCCCCAATACGAAACCCTACCGTCCTTCCTCTACGGCGAGTCGATGGGCGGCGCGATCTGTCTTCTGATCCACTTCGCCGATCCCGAAGCCTTCCACGGCGCGATTCTGGTGGCGCCGATGTGCAAAATCGCCGACGCCGTCAAGCCCAAGTGGCCGATCCCTCAGATACTGACGTTCGTCGCCAAGTTTCTCCCCACACTGGCGGTTGTGCCCACCGGGGACTTGATGGTCAAATCGGTCAAGGTCGAGGACAAAAAGGTAATTGCGGACATGAATCCCTCAAGGTACAGAGGGAGGCCCAGATTGGGTACAGTTCTGGAGCTACTAAGAGTTACAGACCATGTGAGCCGGAGACTCTGTGATGTCAGCCTGCCGTTTCTTGTGCTACACGGCAGTGCCGACGTGGTGACCGATCCTAATGTGAGCAGAGCTTTGTATGAAGAAGCAAAGAGTGAGGACAAGACGATCAAGATTTACGACGGGATGATGCATTCCTTGTTGTTTGGGGAGACTGATGAGAATGTCGAAATTGTTCGCGGCGACATTCTGGCTTGGTTGGATCAGAGGTGCAGAGCAAGAAATTGA